A single region of the Pseudalkalibacillus berkeleyi genome encodes:
- a CDS encoding sigma-70 family RNA polymerase sigma factor translates to MYARPGSKLEQSEDIQLEELYSKLKRYCRFLSQNDWDSEDLAHEAFRKALEHYELNVNITPALLKKIAHNLWLDQLKKRSREVLGAIPESIIEQHECSKDIKEYLAKLTSKQSVIFTLKESFKYQISEIAEIFQMSETAVKAILHRAKKRLKTISSDENLPLLQEYAINDYG, encoded by the coding sequence ATGTACGCCAGGCCTGGCAGTAAATTAGAACAAAGTGAAGACATTCAACTTGAGGAGCTTTACTCAAAGTTAAAACGGTATTGCCGATTTCTATCACAGAATGATTGGGATAGTGAGGACTTAGCGCATGAGGCATTTCGAAAAGCTTTGGAGCATTATGAACTAAATGTGAATATAACTCCTGCTCTCCTGAAAAAGATTGCCCACAACTTGTGGCTTGATCAGCTAAAAAAGAGAAGTCGTGAAGTTCTAGGAGCTATTCCTGAATCAATTATTGAGCAGCATGAATGTTCAAAAGATATCAAGGAGTATTTAGCGAAGCTCACGTCAAAGCAATCTGTTATTTTCACTTTAAAGGAAAGCTTCAAATACCAGATCTCAGAAATTGCGGAGATTTTTCAAATGAGTGAAACAGCGGTTAAGGCAATTTTGCACCGAGCGAAAAAACGCCTAAAAACAATATCGTCTGATGAAAATCTTCCACTTTTACAAGAATATGCGATCAACGATTACGGCTAG
- a CDS encoding VOC family protein: MNQLTGVTFQVRVSNFEEGQKWYETLFNRKADFIPHGNFAEWEVIPNTWLQVSEGVPSIGNGPLRIGVENIKEERLRLMEKLNCTIEEVNTREGVPAAWCTFEDPDGNLIGLFEDLAKTS; encoded by the coding sequence ATGAACCAATTAACTGGAGTAACTTTTCAAGTTCGTGTATCTAATTTTGAAGAAGGACAAAAATGGTATGAAACGCTCTTCAATAGAAAGGCAGATTTCATACCACACGGTAATTTTGCAGAATGGGAGGTCATTCCGAATACATGGCTGCAAGTTTCAGAAGGGGTTCCATCAATCGGAAATGGACCACTTAGAATTGGAGTAGAAAATATTAAAGAAGAACGATTGAGACTTATGGAAAAGCTGAACTGCACTATAGAAGAAGTAAATACTCGTGAAGGTGTCCCTGCAGCATGGTGTACATTTGAAGACCCAGACGGGAACCTCATCGGACTATTTGAGGATTTAGCAAAAACGTCATGA
- a CDS encoding VOC family protein, whose translation MSLIRVGTTYIPVRNVAESLNWYVEKLSAVKTYEDDRKAIINLADQSFFLVKADEGETANFKDSEGNEQFSLTFEVDGYDKLAELHKEFARKEIRVGEIEDRGHAGNNFVFYDLDGNKFDVWSELSVGFKENT comes from the coding sequence ATGAGTTTAATAAGAGTGGGAACGACATATATACCTGTTCGCAACGTAGCTGAATCATTGAATTGGTATGTGGAGAAATTATCTGCAGTTAAGACTTATGAGGATGACCGAAAGGCGATTATCAACCTAGCGGACCAAAGCTTTTTTCTAGTTAAAGCAGATGAAGGAGAAACGGCAAACTTTAAAGATTCAGAGGGTAATGAACAATTTTCATTAACATTTGAAGTAGATGGATACGACAAGTTGGCGGAATTACATAAAGAGTTTGCTCGAAAAGAAATTCGTGTAGGAGAAATAGAAGACCGAGGTCATGCAGGCAACAACTTCGTTTTTTACGACCTTGATGGAAACAAATTCGATGTATGGAGCGAGCTGAGTGTGGGGTTTAAAGAAAACACTTAA
- a CDS encoding GNAT family N-acetyltransferase → MKIIHTDERSRKTVKEFLAQHWGSSRIVVSTGTYQCERLDGFIAINDSDEMIGLITYIVLDDYMEVISFDSVYENSGTGTKLLDTLERFAVSLNLRAIQLITTNDNLNALGFYQKRGFQIMDVYPNSVANARKIKPEIPLVAENNIPIRDELLLIKPLHETKGK, encoded by the coding sequence ATGAAAATTATTCACACTGATGAACGTTCAAGAAAAACAGTTAAAGAATTTTTAGCACAACATTGGGGTAGCTCTCGGATTGTTGTTTCTACAGGAACTTATCAATGTGAGAGACTGGATGGTTTTATTGCGATTAATGATTCAGATGAAATGATTGGATTGATCACATATATAGTATTAGATGATTATATGGAAGTCATCTCTTTTGATAGCGTATATGAAAATAGCGGGACTGGAACAAAGCTTTTAGATACACTTGAACGATTTGCTGTATCATTAAATTTGAGGGCGATTCAACTGATTACCACAAACGACAATCTGAACGCGCTGGGATTTTATCAAAAAAGAGGGTTTCAGATTATGGATGTGTATCCCAATTCGGTAGCTAACGCTAGGAAAATTAAACCTGAGATCCCTCTTGTCGCTGAAAACAATATACCAATTAGGGATGAACTTCTTTTAATAAAGCCCCTGCACGAAACGAAAGGGAAATGA
- a CDS encoding alpha/beta family hydrolase gives MKAERKTNPNTTFDYTFIDNQADKVCFMFSGAGYTYDKPLFYYSTMVMLESEYDVVHIHYAYEKDVRNLPLENLTKIIVNDVNPIIEEVHSNKDYKEKVLLGKSFGTLPIIDGFMKDAKRFHDSKIVILTPLLTKEPLYETLLTCNHDVYLVIGTKDQFYRIDKINALSKKENMTLKVIEDANHSLDIIPFHTEEAVEVMKETMAGMKNFIKTKVIENTGGKYESSRDGESSRF, from the coding sequence ATGAAGGCTGAAAGAAAAACAAATCCAAATACAACTTTTGATTATACATTTATTGATAATCAGGCTGACAAAGTGTGCTTTATGTTTTCAGGAGCGGGATATACATACGATAAGCCTCTATTCTATTATTCTACAATGGTAATGCTTGAATCCGAATACGATGTTGTCCATATTCATTATGCCTATGAAAAAGATGTACGTAACCTTCCGTTAGAGAATCTAACAAAGATAATAGTCAATGATGTAAATCCGATTATTGAAGAAGTTCATAGTAACAAGGACTACAAGGAAAAGGTATTGTTAGGAAAATCCTTTGGTACGCTACCAATTATAGATGGATTTATGAAAGACGCTAAGAGGTTTCATGATTCGAAAATAGTGATTCTAACGCCTCTATTAACTAAAGAACCATTATATGAAACACTATTAACATGTAACCACGATGTCTATCTCGTAATTGGAACTAAAGATCAGTTTTATAGAATAGATAAGATCAATGCTTTATCAAAAAAGGAAAACATGACATTGAAGGTGATCGAGGATGCTAATCACTCTTTGGATATCATCCCGTTCCATACAGAAGAGGCAGTAGAAGTAATGAAAGAAACGATGGCAGGAATGAAGAATTTTATTAAAACAAAAGTAATTGAAAACACAGGGGGAAAATATGAAAGCAGCAGAGATGGAGAAAGCAGTAGATTTTAA
- a CDS encoding DUF4179 domain-containing protein, whose translation MNKDWFEKETEKIEVPKEDVFNAISLGIHDGRKHRVVKKRKKALKLSTIVSSAAASLVLASGFLFAPMNDALAKVPLLGSLYEHLSVGSELFASNLVTELDEKATSKGVDITIRSAYYDGNVIGVTFKAEGEKLTIENMDVGNRPVSGFSYHLFDGLDQTHWSSSSPELKETKDGTFVGAIEFYNDQTDLPENFTLPLTFTHMADVNGKWKFDIPIEQIPPEKIEVSGQSIYDEGSYQVEMESIIKGKATTMLEYTVTVPEKGKNDEIILSVFDDQKNRLSKSHANKIDESFEDGQWKLSYRELFTSKINEDAKHLEINLDLRKREPRTFEGMSQPVPFTVKSKRFDYQINVEKIEKVNDELIIDYVLQNVAQGEFRKDLLMNFANWVRIIPTEKIENDENGELGDSFYEYVSRDNKAKLIDKEKMQFQSRIQIKDPDSFNMKDYSLVVPFENLSSNDSIIMDPIKIDLK comes from the coding sequence ATGAACAAGGACTGGTTTGAAAAAGAAACAGAGAAAATTGAAGTACCAAAAGAGGATGTATTCAACGCCATCTCTTTGGGAATCCATGATGGACGAAAACATCGTGTTGTGAAAAAACGTAAGAAAGCTCTAAAGCTCAGTACCATTGTATCTTCAGCTGCAGCATCCCTTGTGCTTGCTTCTGGATTTCTGTTCGCGCCGATGAACGATGCGCTTGCTAAGGTTCCGTTGCTAGGTTCACTCTATGAGCATCTTTCTGTAGGAAGTGAACTGTTTGCGAGTAATCTAGTTACAGAATTAGACGAAAAAGCAACAAGCAAAGGCGTAGATATCACGATTAGGAGTGCATACTATGATGGCAACGTGATCGGGGTTACGTTTAAGGCAGAAGGTGAAAAATTGACCATTGAGAATATGGATGTCGGGAATCGTCCTGTTAGCGGCTTCAGTTACCATTTGTTCGATGGTCTGGATCAAACGCATTGGTCGTCGAGCTCACCAGAGTTGAAAGAAACGAAGGATGGCACGTTCGTTGGAGCCATCGAGTTTTATAATGATCAAACTGATTTACCTGAAAATTTCACTTTACCACTTACTTTTACTCACATGGCGGATGTAAATGGAAAATGGAAATTTGACATACCCATAGAGCAAATACCTCCTGAGAAAATTGAAGTATCAGGACAATCCATATATGATGAGGGCTCATATCAAGTAGAAATGGAATCCATCATTAAAGGAAAAGCGACGACAATGTTGGAGTACACGGTAACGGTTCCTGAAAAAGGAAAGAACGACGAAATCATTCTAAGCGTATTCGATGATCAGAAGAACCGATTATCCAAATCTCACGCGAATAAAATAGACGAAAGCTTTGAAGACGGACAATGGAAATTATCTTATAGGGAATTATTTACGAGTAAAATTAATGAAGATGCAAAGCATCTCGAGATTAATCTGGATTTAAGAAAAAGAGAGCCTCGTACTTTCGAAGGTATGAGTCAGCCTGTTCCATTTACAGTGAAGAGTAAACGGTTTGACTATCAAATTAACGTCGAGAAAATTGAAAAAGTGAACGATGAATTGATTATTGATTATGTTCTCCAAAACGTCGCGCAAGGTGAGTTTAGAAAAGACTTACTCATGAACTTCGCAAATTGGGTGCGCATCATCCCTACTGAGAAAATTGAGAATGACGAGAACGGAGAGCTAGGAGACAGTTTCTATGAATACGTAAGTCGGGACAACAAAGCAAAGCTGATTGACAAAGAGAAGATGCAATTCCAATCTCGTATACAGATTAAGGACCCTGATTCGTTCAATATGAAAGACTATTCACTAGTCGTACCATTCGAAAACTTATCTTCCAATGATTCTATTATCATGGATCCGATCAAGATTGATTTAAAATAA
- a CDS encoding sigma-70 family RNA polymerase sigma factor, which translates to MIHTKLVKKAMKGNEEAFESLVRNESEKLYRTAFLYVRNKEDALDIVQEAICKAYTSIDQLKNPEYFSTWLTKILIRSAYDSLRKSKKLVLAGEDFLRTVPENKRKNVEEDMDLVKAISVLNEQYQTAIILFYYHDLSIQTIAETMDKPEGTIKTYLRRAKIELKRQLEGVNHYEQGLV; encoded by the coding sequence ATGATACATACAAAGCTAGTGAAGAAAGCGATGAAAGGTAACGAAGAAGCTTTTGAATCGCTCGTCCGTAATGAGAGTGAAAAGCTCTATCGAACAGCATTCCTATACGTTCGAAATAAGGAAGATGCTCTTGATATTGTTCAAGAGGCGATTTGCAAAGCTTATACCTCTATTGACCAACTGAAAAATCCTGAGTATTTCAGCACTTGGCTTACAAAAATATTGATTCGTTCGGCTTACGATTCTTTAAGAAAAAGCAAGAAGTTGGTGCTCGCTGGAGAAGACTTTCTACGTACTGTTCCTGAGAACAAACGAAAAAATGTTGAAGAGGATATGGACTTAGTTAAAGCTATTTCTGTTCTAAACGAACAATACCAAACAGCTATTATCTTATTTTATTACCATGATCTGTCCATTCAAACCATTGCAGAAACGATGGATAAACCTGAAGGTACGATCAAAACGTATTTACGAAGGGCCAAAATAGAGTTGAAGAGACAATTGGAAGGAGTGAACCACTATGAACAAGGACTGGTTTGA
- the merR gene encoding Hg(II)-responsive transcriptional regulator — MVAYQTGELAELSGVNKETIRYYERIGLLQEPPRNESGYRIYPEDALNRLKFIRKAQELGFTLMEVDRLLGVVDQDERRCENMSDFTSTKITEITQKISNLQQMKSILEDLNRRCEENDDLYACPVIERLTEE, encoded by the coding sequence ATGGTGGCTTATCAAACAGGTGAATTAGCTGAGTTATCTGGCGTCAATAAGGAAACCATCCGTTATTACGAACGGATTGGTCTTTTACAAGAACCACCCAGAAATGAATCGGGGTACAGGATCTATCCCGAGGATGCGCTTAATCGGCTCAAATTTATAAGAAAAGCGCAAGAGCTTGGTTTTACATTAATGGAAGTGGACCGACTACTTGGCGTAGTGGATCAAGACGAGCGTCGGTGTGAAAACATGTCAGATTTTACATCGACTAAAATTACAGAAATCACACAAAAAATCTCAAACCTACAACAAATGAAGTCGATTTTAGAGGACTTGAACAGACGTTGCGAGGAAAACGATGATTTGTATGCGTGTCCTGTGATTGAGCGATTAACTGAGGAATAG
- the merF gene encoding mercury resistance system transport protein MerF, whose translation MRRDKKFLIGAVIGTAITALCCFTPILIILFATVGLGALTGYLDYVLIPALFVFIGLTIYAYNKYKKGSE comes from the coding sequence ATGAGAAGAGATAAGAAGTTTTTAATTGGTGCTGTAATAGGAACGGCTATAACCGCACTTTGTTGCTTCACACCCATTTTGATAATTCTTTTTGCGACGGTTGGGTTGGGGGCTTTAACAGGATACTTGGATTATGTATTGATTCCAGCACTGTTCGTTTTTATCGGATTAACGATTTACGCTTATAACAAATACAAAAAGGGGAGTGAATGA
- a CDS encoding SRPBCC family protein, producing the protein MNNRTFVYATYIASTPEKIWEALTSGEFTKQYFFGHRVVSDWTKGAEVTFLRENDEIDIHGTVLKSEPYEMLKYTWLSPKDPVDRVQQMTVTFDLKQMDDTVKLTVIHENLSERDFSNDPNTFQGVNNGWPAIISNLKSLLETGKTLSAVKI; encoded by the coding sequence ATGAATAACCGAACCTTCGTGTATGCGACTTATATTGCATCAACACCGGAAAAAATTTGGGAAGCACTAACTTCAGGAGAATTTACGAAACAATATTTCTTTGGGCATAGGGTCGTGTCAGATTGGACGAAAGGAGCAGAAGTCACCTTTCTACGTGAAAATGATGAGATTGATATTCACGGAACAGTGTTAAAAAGTGAGCCTTACGAAATGTTGAAATATACATGGCTTTCTCCAAAAGATCCTGTTGATCGGGTGCAGCAAATGACCGTGACGTTTGACTTAAAGCAAATGGACGATACGGTGAAGTTGACGGTGATACATGAAAACCTCTCTGAAAGAGATTTTAGTAATGACCCGAACACTTTCCAAGGCGTGAACAACGGATGGCCGGCTATTATCAGTAACCTGAAAAGCCTTCTTGAAACAGGCAAAACATTGTCCGCTGTGAAAATTTAA
- a CDS encoding ArsR/SmtB family transcription factor codes for MDKVFKALADSNRRHLLDSLFQSNGQTLSELVEHLDMSRQATTKHLRILEDADLITVVWKGRTKHHYLNTAPIGNIYDRWIGKFDQNKVKSLTDMKNKLEEENNE; via the coding sequence AAGCATTGGCCGATTCAAATCGCAGACATTTGTTAGATTCACTCTTCCAATCAAATGGACAAACACTTTCCGAATTGGTAGAGCATCTTGATATGTCTAGGCAAGCAACAACGAAGCACTTGAGAATTTTAGAGGATGCAGATCTTATTACTGTCGTATGGAAAGGACGTACGAAGCACCATTATTTGAACACCGCTCCAATTGGTAACATTTATGACCGGTGGATTGGAAAATTTGATCAAAACAAAGTGAAATCGCTCACCGACATGAAAAACAAATTAGAGGAGGAAAATAATGAATAA